The genomic window ACTCAATGCTGAAAAAATTAAGGCTGAAGTTGTCTTTACCCACGGTTCACAAGACTGGAATGTAAAACCACTTCATGTCTATCAAATGTTCAATGCTCTTCCAAGCAATATTAAGAAACATCTCTTTTATCATAACGGTGCCCATGTTTATATGAACAACTGGCAGTCAATTGATTTCCGTGAATCCATGAATGCCCTTTTGACACAGAAATTATTGGGTCAAAACACTGACTACCAACTACCAAGAGTCGTTTGGCAAGACAATACTGCTCCTCAAACATGGCATAAACTTGATGACTTTGGAAATCAAACCAACCACAAAACTTTCACATTAGGTACTGAAGAAGCTGTCATTCAAAACCACTACCAAGATTCTGACTTCGAACGTTTTGGAAAAACCTACCAAACCTTTAATAATGAACTCTATCAAGGAAAAGTCAATCAGGTTACCATAGACCTGCAAGTGACAGAAGACCTTCATCTTAATGGGCGTGTTAAACTGAACCTTCGTCTCAAGTCAAGTACAAACAAAGGCTTACTTTCTGCTCAACTTCTCGAACTTGGTCAAAAGAAATACTTACAACCATATCCAGGAGTTTTGGCTGCTCGTACTATTGATAATGGTCGTTACCATATGCTGGAAAACCTTTGTGAACTACCATATTGTCCAAATGCCCAGCGTGTTATTACCAAAGGCTACCTCAATCTCCAAAATCGTCATGATTTATTGAAAATTGAAGAAGTTAAGCCAGATGAATGGATGGAATTCCAATTTGAACTCCAACCAACGATTTACAAACTAAAAAAAGACGATACAATCCGACTAGTTCTTTATACTACTGACTTTGAGATTACTATCCGTGACAATACAGACTATCAATTAACTGTGGACCTTTCACAATCTAGTCTAGAAATTCCTTATCAAAAATAGTCAGTAAACTATAAAACCCGTGATACGAATATCACGGGTTCTTTTATTCTTATTTTTTTTCTTCGGCTTGTTTCTTCATTCTCGCAAGTCTCAATGAACGATTTGGATTGAGGCGATTAAAAAGTTCTTCTAATTTCTTTTCATTCCAGACGTCTGCTGCAGAAACAAAATTTCCGTCAGCATCTCGGAAAGATATTGGTTTATCACCCATAGCTATCTCCTAGTCTACAAATTCAAACTCAAATTTTCCAATACGGACAAGGTCGCCGTCCTTAGCACCACGAGCACGAAGAGCTTCATCAACACCCATACCACGCAACTGACGAGCAAACTTCATGACAGACTCATCACGGTCAAAGTTAGTCATATTAAAGAGTTTCATGAGTTTTTCACCTGAAAGAACCCATGTTGCATCATCGTCACGACCAATCTCAAATGGTTTTTCTTCTTCATCGAAGCCATAGTAAGCCTCTTCTTCCATTTCTGATTCGTCGTAAATTGGAAATTCTGGCGTCTTATCAAGAAGTTCTGCCGTTGCATCTAATAGAGGTGCAAGACCTTGCTTGGTCAAACCTGAAATTGGGAAGATTGGCGGTAATTCTTCAAATTCATCATAATTAGCAGCCAATTTTTTCTTGAATTCTTCAAGGTTTTCTTGACTCTCAGGCATATCCATTTTATTGGCAACAATAATCTGTGGACGCTCCATCAGACGAAGATTGTAAGATTCAAGTTCCTTATTGATTGCTAGATAGTCCTCATAAGGATCACGTCCTTCGCTAGCTGACATATCAATGATATGCAGGATAACACGAGTACGCTCGATATGGCGCAAGAACTGAGTTCCTAGTCCAACACCTTGGCTAGCACCTTCAATCAATCCAGGAAGGTCTGCAACGGCAAAGGATTCACCGGACTGGGTACGAACCATACCAAGATTTGGAACAATTGTCGTAAAGTGGTAGGCACCAATTTTTGGCTTAGCAGAGGTAATCACGCTAAGGAGTGTTGATTTACCGACAGATGGGAAGCCAACTAGGCCAACATCCGCAAGAATTTTAAGTTCTAACTGTAATTCACGTTCCTGACCTGGTTCTCCATTTTCTGAGATTTCTGGTGCAGGATTTTTTGGTGTTGCAAAACGGATATTTCCACGTCCACCACGTCCACCATGAGCTACAATAAACTCTTGACCATTCTCAATCAAATCGGTGATGACTTTTCCAGTCTCGGCATCACGCACAGTTGTCCCTTGAGGTACACGGACAATTAAGTCTTCTGCCCCTCTACCGTGCATCCCTTTGGTCATTCCCTTCTCGCCAGATTGGGCTTTGAAATGACGATTGTAACGGAAGTCCATAAGGGTACGTAAACCTTCGTCTACAACGAAAACAACGTTACCACCACGTCCTCCATCACCGCCCCATGGTCCACCATTAGGGACGTATTTTTCACGACGAAAAGCAACCATGCCATCGCCACCATTACCAGCCTTTACTTTAATCTTGGCTGTATCTAAAAACATACTCATATTCTCTTCTCACTTCAAAAAGGGCTGGGAAATCCCAGTCACCCAACTTATTGCCAAACAATAAAATGATTAACTTTTTAGAATCTGCTAAATACACCAATAGCAGTAGCAAAGATACCTGCCAATGTTACAAATAACATTACTAATACTACAAACATTGTAAGTTTTTCAAAGAATGTTTTTTTACGTTTACCATTATCACCGAATGCCATGTTTTCTCCTTTACTATAATACTCTGTTCTTAATATTCATCTGATACAGGAGCGATTGCCCACAAGATTAAGTAAGCAATAAGTCCAGCACCATAACAGAAAGCTAAAACTCCCCAAATAACACGTACGATTGTAGGGTCGATATCAAAATAATTAGCTAAACCAGCGCATACACCACCGATTTTTTGATCTCTACCACTTCTCATAAATTTCTTTTTCATATTTTTATTTCCTTTCTTTGATTCGATTAATCATTTATATATTTTCTTAAATTTCTTAATTGTTTTCTAGATGCCTTAAGCATACGCTTCGAACCTTTAACTGGCATAGTAACAGCCTGTTGCGGGATATAGAAAACTGTCTTTAAAATACGTTTTGTAACAGGTTCGTCAGCCCCTATTTCTTTAGCAAAATTATTTGAAATAATAACGTCTAGATAAAATTCATGGACTCTTCTAGCAAAATTCTCAGCAGAAATTTCATATAATTTTTCAGCCAAGTGTTTTTCATCCATTGACGGTGTAACAAGTAAGGCTTCAAGAATCGCTCCTGCCAAGTCCCTTTCCTCATAATAAAGGGTTCCGAACATTTTATCACTGATGAGATTATCCAAATAAGGATTACCATGGGCAATAACAGGTGTCTTACTAGCTAAACTTTCTAGATAAGTTAATCCCTGAGTCTCACTTGTAGAAGCCGATATGAAGAAATCAGCTGCCTTATAAAAGAGTGCCGTCTCATTTGGCGGAATCATACCTGTAAAGATAACAGAATCTTGAATTTTTAAATCTTCTGCTTGCTCCTTAAGGTTGTCTAAATAAGGTCCATCTCCAGCTACAACCAGTTTAACATTTGGTTCTTCTTTTAGGACATCTGGTAAAGCTGCTAGAACTGCTTGAATGTTCTTCTCGTACGAAACACGAGAAAGACTTAGAAGCATCTTTTCATCTTGTTGAATCCCTAGTTTATCCCGTAAGTCACTAATGTGTTCGGGACCAATCTCAGGGCGTTCAAATTTGGCAAGTTCAATTCCAGTAGGAATGACACGCTTTTCAACTTTTACCTTATAGTCAGATAAAAGGTCGCGCACAATTTCACTTGGACAAATGACCCCATCAACGTCATGAAGAAATCCTCTCACAAGATACTTGACCATACCTGGACGAATCAACATCCCCTTAGCAATATAGTGAACATAATCCTCGTACTGGGTATGATACGTATGAATGACTGGGATTTTCAATTCTCGTGCAATCCAAATTCCCAATAAACCAAGAGAAAACTCAGTCTGGGTATGAATAATATCGAGTTTGTATTGTTTCGCAATCTCAAGAGCTTTGGTAAATCCACGGTAAGCGAAACGACGGTCTTTAAAAGCAAAGAAAGGAACACTTGGAATACGGATAATTTGCCAGTCTTCATAGCGATTAACATCCTTATCAGTTGTCGTAAAGATAAAGACTGCATGCCCTTGCTTTTCAAGCTCAGTTTTTAAGGTTCGAATACTGGTCGCAACACCCGAGACCTGTGGGAAATAAGTATCTGTAAATAATCCAATTCGCATATACTACCTCATTTTTTTCCTAAAGCTGCTTGCTCCCGATAGAATTTTAGCCAGATTTCTAAAAGATGCTCTTCTGAGTATTCTTTTGAAATAGCCTTAGCCCTCTCTTTTAATTCTTTTAGTGCTTCTGGATGCGCTCTGTATTCCAAAATGGCTTCTTTCATCTCTTCCACATCGGTGGTTGGTCTGTAATTTCCTTCTAGAATCACCTTATAAAGATCTAAGTCCCGAAGCATAATGGGAGCTTCACAACTCGCAGCTTCTAGAATAGTCATCGGAAAGAGCTCATTATAGCTAGGAAGTAAGAACAAATCTGCCAAAGCATACAGCTCTCTCATCCGTTCTGGCTCAACAATTCCAGGGAAAATCAGATTCTCTGGAGGATTATCCATGATTTTTTTATAGCGTTCATAACCATCTGTAATCCCACCAAAAGAGAAGCCTCCAGCCCAAATAAAGGTGATATCCGGTAGTTCCTCAGCAAGTGTAATGAAATCATCAATCCCTTTACGCTTTTGAACCTGCCCAGCCCCTACTACTACAAATTGATTTTCGTTCAATCCCATGTCACTTCGAAGTTTCCTTACTTCTTCTTCAGGAAGTGAATGCCATTTTTCTTTGTTAACAAAGTTAGGGATGTAGGTCACCTTTTCACGAGGAATACCAGCTGCAACCAAATCTTCGATAAAAGTAGGATTAACCACAACTAAATGTTCCATACGGTCATAAAAAGAAAATACGTAGCGCTTCACAATTCCTTTTAGAAAGAATGGAATCTTCAAACTGCCCTCCAAGGTATCAGGTAAGAAGTGGACATAACCAATTCTACGACCAGAACGCTTCTTTTGGAATGTTGACAAATAATAAGGAAGGTCGATTGTATGAAAATGAGTAACATCAGCTTCTACAGGAAGATTCTCCGTTACTATTAGTTGGTCTTTCGCATCACGTTTCAAAAGTTGCACAAGTTCACGGTAAGCTCCAGATACACCTTGTCCTGCTACCTTTTCACTTGAACTTAGCATATTGATGCGCAATTTCTCTTTTTCCATACTATCCATTATATCATTTTCTTGAAAGAAAATCAGCAAATTAAAAGAGAGATAGCATAAAAGGTAGGGAATGTCCTAACAAATATGCTATTTCTCTTTTCTTGTTTTATTCTACTTAATTCCTAAAGCGATACGTGCATAGCGACTCATTTTTTCAACCGTCCAAGCTGGATACCAAACTAATTTTACTTCAACGTTAGTAACCTCTGGCACATCTGTCATAGCATCATAGATTTGATCAGTCAAGAGGTCGGCCAAAGGACAACCCATAGTCGTCAAGGTCATATCAATCTCAGTATCACCGGTATCACCATCAAATCGAATCTCATAAATTAAACCTAAGTTGACGATATCAATTCCTAATTCTGGGTCGATAACCTCTTCTAGAGCCGTCAAAATACGAGTTTTGATGTTTTCAATTTGCTCTTCTGTGTAAGCCATATTCAGTCTCCTCTATCTTAATCCTCGATAAAGTCACGAAGCGGTTTGCTTCTACTTGGTTGACGAAGTTTTCTCAAAGCTTTTGCCTCAATCTGACGAATACGTTCACGAGTGACATTAAAGACTTTACCCACATCTTCTAGAGTACGCATTTTACCATCATCAAGACCGAAACGTAGACGAAGAACATTTTCTTCTCTATCAGTCAAGGTATCTAGAACTTCATCCAACTGCTCACGCAAGACGATACGAGTTGTATAGTCAACTGGATTTTCAATCACTTCATCTTCGATAAAGTCACCAAGGTGGCTGTCATCTTCTTCACCAATTGGTGTTTCAAGAGAAACTGGTTCTTGAGCAATTTTAAGGATTTCACGAACCTTATCAGGTGTCATATCCATACGTTCTGCAATTTGCTCAGGAGTAGGATCTTGTCCTAACTCTTGAAGAAGATTACGTTGTTCACGAACAAGCTTGTTAATTGTTTCCACCATGTGAACTGGGATACGGATGGTACGAGCTTGGTCAGCAATGGCACGGGTAATAGCCTGACGGATCCACCAAGTTGCATAAGTTGAGAATTTGAACCCTTTAGAGTAGTCAAATTTATCAACGGCTTTCATAAGCCCCATGTTACCTTCTTGGATTAAGTCAAGGAATTGCATTCCACGTCCAACATAGCGTTTCGCGATAGACACAACCAAACGAAGGTTAGCTTCTGCTAGACGTTGCTTAGCTTCAACATCACCTGCTTCAACAGCAAGAGCCAACTCTTTTTCTTCTTCGTTTGTAAGAAGAGGTACAACCCCAATTTCTTTCAAATACATGCGAACAGGATCGTTAACCTTGGCAGATGTAGAACCAATTAAATCCTCATCGCTAAGTTCGGGTTCTTCCTCAGTACTTAGAACACGTTCACTTGGGTTTCCTTCGTTATCCGTGATTGCAATACCTGCATCTTGAATACGTTGCAACAGATTTTCAATTCCTTCAACATCAAGTGCAAAAGGAATTACAAGGTCATTGTTAATTTCGTCATCTGTCGCAGTACCAGTTTTCTTATGGTTACGAATAAACTCAGCGACTTGGACATCAAAAGTTGTTACTTCTTTTTGTTTTTTTGCCATTCTTACTCCATTCTTCTTTTTTGGGCAATTAAGCGTTCAAGCTCTTCTAAAGCGGTATCAGTATCACCTACATGACTAGCTTTCTGAACCTTCTTTTTGATCTGCAAATTTTGTTGATTCAACAGAGCACGATTTCTCGACTCTTCCACTTCTTTTAACTCTTCTGGAGACATTTCAGAAGGTAAATCCAAGGCTAACACTTGGTACCAAGCATTTTCAACTTCTCTAGTCTGGTTAGCCAAATCTTCCGAAGTGATTGAGCCATTATTAATCAGCAGACCATACAAGGTCTGAAACTCTGGAGTTTCAAATACAAAATCATCTCTCAGACGATAATCATTCAACACAAGGGGATGCTCCATCATACGATAAAGAATATGTGCTTCAGCTCTCATGACTGCCGTTAATTGTTTAGAAACCGACATAGTAATTGGTGTCGGATTAACAACTTGCTTAACCTTCTCTTGTCTCTGTCTAACACGACTTTCATTAATAACGTGCTCTACTTGTTGATAATCAAAAGATGGTAAATAATCCGTCAACAAATGAATATAGGTGTTCTGGGCTGTGATAGATGGTTCTTTGACGATAAGAGGTGCAATTTTCTCGATAAAATCAATCTGTGCTTGAAGATTTTCACTATTACTAGGTTTGTAATGGTGAATGTAAAACTCAATCGGACTGATTCGAGTATTGGATAAAAGATAAGCCAAATCCTCTGGAGAATTCTTTTGTAAATACTCATCAGGGTCCATTGCATCTGGAATCTGAACAATTTGAACTGGTAAATCACCAAGTTCCTTTAGAGCTTTAGCGGTTGCTGCTTGTCCTGCCTTATCACCATCATAAGTGATAATCACTTTTTTAGTAAAGCGTTTGAGATGTTCAACGTGTTCAGCAGTCAAGGCTGTTCCCATGGAAGCTACAGCATTTTCAATACCAGCACGGTAGGCTGCAATGACATCCATAAAACCTTCCATCAGATAAATTTCAGGAGCCTTACCAGACCCTTTTTTTACCCTATCCAAATGATATAATTCGTAACTCTTATTAAAAATTGCCGTCGCTCGACTATTTTTATACTTGGCAGTTTGAGAATCCGTCTCTTGCCAAACACGACCAGAAAAAGCAATTACCTTACCTTGATCGTTAAAGAGTGGAAATATAATCCGGTTATGGAAGGTATCAAAGAATTGATTACTCTCGGAAAGATAAAACAGACCTGAATCCAGCAAGTCCTTTTCGCTATAATCATCAGCTAAACGTTGGTAGAGATAAGAACGTTCAGCAGGGGCTAAACCAATCATAAAATGCTTAATGACATCATCGGTCAAACCACGTTTATAGAGATAGTTTCTTGCTTCCTCACCCATTTTTGTTGTCATGAGAATAGCATGATAAAAGCGTGCAGCCTTATCATGCATCTCATAAAGATTTTGATGAGGGGACGTATGTTGAGCAGTATTGTGTACAGGAGTTTCAAGATGCATCCCAAGACGCTCACCTAAAATCCTTACTGCATCGGCAAAGGTTACTTGTTGATATTCTTCAATAAATTTAAAGACATCTCCAGAACGGCCACAACCAAAACAGTGGTAAAACTGCTTATCTTCAACTACGTTAAAGGAAGGGGTCTTTTCACCATGAAAAGGACAGAGCCCTAAAAAGTTCCGTCCAGATTTTTGTAAGGAAATTACTTCTCCTATGATTTCGACAATATTGGTATTGTTTTTGATTTCTTCGATGACTCTCTTGTCAACCATAGACAATACCTCCATTTTATCACAGTTTACTTTATATAGTATAGCTTATTTCTGAAAAAAAGTAAACCATTTCATACACTTTACATGAGACTATTTCATAAGTTTCCAGCTATCATGAAAAACTGAATCTTCTGAGCAAATCATTCTAATATTTGAAAGAAAAACAAAAGAAATAAAATCCTATTTCACTTGATTTTCGAGATTATTTTTCAATATCCTGCTAATATACTGACCATCTTTTCTACTGATACAAGCTGTTGCATAAGTCAATGGTGCCTTGTATACCACTCCTCTATAGGATGGATCAGTCAATACAGGCATGGAATAATAGGCGTTCTTTTTATTTTTAAGGTCAATAAACCATTTACCTCCAAGGTGCTTACGGAAGGTTTCACCGATATAAACGGTCAAATAATCCAACATCTTGCGGTCTGCTATCAAAGCATGGTGGTCATCGTAGTGAGCCAAGATCCAAGCCTCCAAATCATCCAAAGACTGTATGCTATAGTCTAAATGAAGGCCTTGTTCCTCAGCAAACTCCCTAGTAAAATAGTCCATCTTAAATCCAATTTGAAAAATCCATTCTTGAAAATCTTCTTGTGTGTAAGTCATCTTTTTATCTCCTACTCCTATAAAAGTTTAAGATTCTTATACTGATTATACTCTATAGTAAAACTGATGAAAAGGAAAAAAAGTAATATTTAAAATTCACCAAAAAACTTAGAAGCAAAAGTCTACTTCTAAGTTTTTAAGGATGCTTGATTTAAAAATTATCTACTCAAAAAGTTGATAATAATCGGAAATTTTCATCTTGGCTTTTTCATCCTTATTCAAATCTTGGATGATTTGTCCATCTTTCATAACAATCAAGCGATTTCCATACTTGAGAGCATCTTCCATATGGTGAGTAATCATCAAAGCTGTTAGATGGTCCTTGTTGATAAAGTCATTTGTCAATTCCATCAAGGCAACACTTGTTTTAGGGTCAAGTGCAGCTGTATGTTCATCCAGTAAAAGGAGCTCTGGACGTTTCAAGGTTGCCATCAAGAGGCTCAAGGCCTGTCTTTGTCCACCTGACAAGAATTCAATCGGTGTATCCAAATGCTTCTCTAGACCATTGCCAACCTTCTCAATGGTTGCTTGAAATTCTTCTTTATAAGCTGAGAGCTTTCTTGGAAATAAGCCACGTTTTTCTCCACGAAACTTAGCAATCAAAAGGTTTTCTGCGACTGTCATACGTGGAGCTGTCCCCATCTTTGGATCTTGAAAAACACGAGAAAGATACTTGGCACGCTTTTCAGGGCTAAAATGAGTTACATCTTCGCCCATGATGCGAATAGTCCCACTAGTCAAGGGAAGAGTTCCTGCAATGCTATTAAAGAGCGTTGACTTTCCTGCTCCATTTCCACCCAAGATTGTGATGAAGTCATGTTCAAAAATTTCAAGTGAAACATCGTTTAGGATAATTTTTTCCTCGTCGAAGCCGTTTTTCACAATTTTTGTGGCATTTTTTAATTCAACAATTGCTGTCATTTGCTTAATTTGACTCCTTTCAAGTATTTATCCTTAAGGGTTGGAATTACTAGACAAGTTGCTAGTATAAGGGCACTGTATAAACGTAGGTAGCTGGTATTAAAGCCAAGAGCAATGACTCCCCATACCAAGAATTGGTAACTAATAGAACCAACAACTATAGTAACCAAGCGTTCTGCTAGAGTTAGACTCTTGAAGAGAACTTCACCGATAATCAAGCTTGCAAGACCAACTACGATAACCCCGATACCACGAGAGACATCGGCATAGCCTTCTTGTTGAGCGATAAGAGCGCCAGCAAGTGCGATCACACCATTTGACAAGACCAAGCCCATAAGCTCCATACGTCCAGTATTGATACCAAAACTACGAGCCATATCTGGATTATCTCCTGTAGCGATATAGGCCTGTCCAAGTTTGGTATCTAGGAAGAAAAGCATGAGTAAAATGACCAAAGTCACAAAAATCAAACCTGTCAGTAACTGATTAACCTCAGATGAGAAAGGAAGAACGTCCTGGATTTGCTTGGTATTTAAGAGTCCAAGGTTTGCGCGCCCCATAATCATAAGCATGATAGAATGGCACGAAGTCATCACCAAAATACCAGACAAGAGTGTTGGAATCTTCCCTTTCGTGTAAAGAAGACCAGTCGCTAAACCTGCAAGACAGCCTGCTCCAACAGCTACTAAGGTAGCAAGAAAAGGATTGACTCCTTGTGTAATTAGAGTTACTGCTACCGCTCCTCCAAGCGGGAAGGAGCCCTCGGTTGTCATATCTGGAAAGTTGAGGATTCGAAAGGTCATAAAGATTCCCAAACCTAGAATAGCCCAGACAAATCCTTGTGAAATTATCGATACTATCATGTTGCATTCATTTCCTTCTTTTAAAAATTGGAGGAGATGTCTCCAACTCCTCCTTCATTCTTATTCGATTACTTGACCAGCTTCTTTGAGAACTGATTCAGGAACAGTAATTCCAAGTTCTTGAGCTAGTTTTTTGTTGATCACTGATTTACCAGTTGAGAAGACATTGACTGGAGTATCAGCAGGTTTTTCACCCTTCAAGACTTTAGCGATCATCTTACCAGTAGCCACACCAAGATCGTGTTGATCAACAACCACTGATGCCAAACCACCCGCTTCTACCATTGCAGTTGCACTTGGATAGATTGGTTTTTTAGCTGTTTGGTTACTTGATACTACAGTTGAGAACGCAGATGCGATTGTGTTGTCAATTGGAACCCAGATTGCATCTACTTTTCCTGTCATGACGTTTACTGTAGAAGCGATTTCGTTAGTTGATGGAACTGCAAAAGTTTCTA from Streptococcus sp. oral taxon 061 includes these protein-coding regions:
- a CDS encoding ABC transporter permease: MIVSIISQGFVWAILGLGIFMTFRILNFPDMTTEGSFPLGGAVAVTLITQGVNPFLATLVAVGAGCLAGLATGLLYTKGKIPTLLSGILVMTSCHSIMLMIMGRANLGLLNTKQIQDVLPFSSEVNQLLTGLIFVTLVILLMLFFLDTKLGQAYIATGDNPDMARSFGINTGRMELMGLVLSNGVIALAGALIAQQEGYADVSRGIGVIVVGLASLIIGEVLFKSLTLAERLVTIVVGSISYQFLVWGVIALGFNTSYLRLYSALILATCLVIPTLKDKYLKGVKLSK
- a CDS encoding metal-sulfur cluster assembly factor; its protein translation is MAYTEEQIENIKTRILTALEEVIDPELGIDIVNLGLIYEIRFDGDTGDTEIDMTLTTMGCPLADLLTDQIYDAMTDVPEVTNVEVKLVWYPAWTVEKMSRYARIALGIK
- the rpoD gene encoding RNA polymerase sigma factor RpoD gives rise to the protein MAKKQKEVTTFDVQVAEFIRNHKKTGTATDDEINNDLVIPFALDVEGIENLLQRIQDAGIAITDNEGNPSERVLSTEEEPELSDEDLIGSTSAKVNDPVRMYLKEIGVVPLLTNEEEKELALAVEAGDVEAKQRLAEANLRLVVSIAKRYVGRGMQFLDLIQEGNMGLMKAVDKFDYSKGFKFSTYATWWIRQAITRAIADQARTIRIPVHMVETINKLVREQRNLLQELGQDPTPEQIAERMDMTPDKVREILKIAQEPVSLETPIGEEDDSHLGDFIEDEVIENPVDYTTRIVLREQLDEVLDTLTDREENVLRLRFGLDDGKMRTLEDVGKVFNVTRERIRQIEAKALRKLRQPSRSKPLRDFIED
- a CDS encoding glycosyltransferase family 4 protein; the protein is MRIGLFTDTYFPQVSGVATSIRTLKTELEKQGHAVFIFTTTDKDVNRYEDWQIIRIPSVPFFAFKDRRFAYRGFTKALEIAKQYKLDIIHTQTEFSLGLLGIWIARELKIPVIHTYHTQYEDYVHYIAKGMLIRPGMVKYLVRGFLHDVDGVICPSEIVRDLLSDYKVKVEKRVIPTGIELAKFERPEIGPEHISDLRDKLGIQQDEKMLLSLSRVSYEKNIQAVLAALPDVLKEEPNVKLVVAGDGPYLDNLKEQAEDLKIQDSVIFTGMIPPNETALFYKAADFFISASTSETQGLTYLESLASKTPVIAHGNPYLDNLISDKMFGTLYYEERDLAGAILEALLVTPSMDEKHLAEKLYEISAENFARRVHEFYLDVIISNNFAKEIGADEPVTKRILKTVFYIPQQAVTMPVKGSKRMLKASRKQLRNLRKYIND
- a CDS encoding DUF4044 domain-containing protein, which encodes MAFGDNGKRKKTFFEKLTMFVVLVMLFVTLAGIFATAIGVFSRF
- a CDS encoding glycosyltransferase family 4 protein, yielding MDSMEKEKLRINMLSSSEKVAGQGVSGAYRELVQLLKRDAKDQLIVTENLPVEADVTHFHTIDLPYYLSTFQKKRSGRRIGYVHFLPDTLEGSLKIPFFLKGIVKRYVFSFYDRMEHLVVVNPTFIEDLVAAGIPREKVTYIPNFVNKEKWHSLPEEEVRKLRSDMGLNENQFVVVGAGQVQKRKGIDDFITLAEELPDITFIWAGGFSFGGITDGYERYKKIMDNPPENLIFPGIVEPERMRELYALADLFLLPSYNELFPMTILEAASCEAPIMLRDLDLYKVILEGNYRPTTDVEEMKEAILEYRAHPEALKELKERAKAISKEYSEEHLLEIWLKFYREQAALGKK
- the dnaG gene encoding DNA primase → MVDKRVIEEIKNNTNIVEIIGEVISLQKSGRNFLGLCPFHGEKTPSFNVVEDKQFYHCFGCGRSGDVFKFIEEYQQVTFADAVRILGERLGMHLETPVHNTAQHTSPHQNLYEMHDKAARFYHAILMTTKMGEEARNYLYKRGLTDDVIKHFMIGLAPAERSYLYQRLADDYSEKDLLDSGLFYLSESNQFFDTFHNRIIFPLFNDQGKVIAFSGRVWQETDSQTAKYKNSRATAIFNKSYELYHLDRVKKGSGKAPEIYLMEGFMDVIAAYRAGIENAVASMGTALTAEHVEHLKRFTKKVIITYDGDKAGQAATAKALKELGDLPVQIVQIPDAMDPDEYLQKNSPEDLAYLLSNTRISPIEFYIHHYKPSNSENLQAQIDFIEKIAPLIVKEPSITAQNTYIHLLTDYLPSFDYQQVEHVINESRVRQRQEKVKQVVNPTPITMSVSKQLTAVMRAEAHILYRMMEHPLVLNDYRLRDDFVFETPEFQTLYGLLINNGSITSEDLANQTREVENAWYQVLALDLPSEMSPEELKEVEESRNRALLNQQNLQIKKKVQKASHVGDTDTALEELERLIAQKRRME
- a CDS encoding PspC domain-containing protein — protein: MKKKFMRSGRDQKIGGVCAGLANYFDIDPTIVRVIWGVLAFCYGAGLIAYLILWAIAPVSDEY
- a CDS encoding ABC transporter ATP-binding protein; this encodes MTAIVELKNATKIVKNGFDEEKIILNDVSLEIFEHDFITILGGNGAGKSTLFNSIAGTLPLTSGTIRIMGEDVTHFSPEKRAKYLSRVFQDPKMGTAPRMTVAENLLIAKFRGEKRGLFPRKLSAYKEEFQATIEKVGNGLEKHLDTPIEFLSGGQRQALSLLMATLKRPELLLLDEHTAALDPKTSVALMELTNDFINKDHLTALMITHHMEDALKYGNRLIVMKDGQIIQDLNKDEKAKMKISDYYQLFE
- the obgE gene encoding GTPase ObgE; this encodes MSMFLDTAKIKVKAGNGGDGMVAFRREKYVPNGGPWGGDGGRGGNVVFVVDEGLRTLMDFRYNRHFKAQSGEKGMTKGMHGRGAEDLIVRVPQGTTVRDAETGKVITDLIENGQEFIVAHGGRGGRGNIRFATPKNPAPEISENGEPGQERELQLELKILADVGLVGFPSVGKSTLLSVITSAKPKIGAYHFTTIVPNLGMVRTQSGESFAVADLPGLIEGASQGVGLGTQFLRHIERTRVILHIIDMSASEGRDPYEDYLAINKELESYNLRLMERPQIIVANKMDMPESQENLEEFKKKLAANYDEFEELPPIFPISGLTKQGLAPLLDATAELLDKTPEFPIYDESEMEEEAYYGFDEEEKPFEIGRDDDATWVLSGEKLMKLFNMTNFDRDESVMKFARQLRGMGVDEALRARGAKDGDLVRIGKFEFEFVD